The proteins below are encoded in one region of Belonocnema kinseyi isolate 2016_QV_RU_SX_M_011 chromosome 5, B_treatae_v1, whole genome shotgun sequence:
- the LOC117173221 gene encoding protein starmaker, whose amino-acid sequence MDLYLTCFILAAGFSIVNGDFRYEHFNTFSFHGNDNPSRKPWFLDDYSDYTPESSRTVYHYAYPYDDNVKHGSIHIPTYKKYSPYSDSYYSSTKKIPNEDKAFKKAISPFYTITDKDSIKYKKLVLKSGLPYCREIKSKGLDDKVKHDQHSDDSKTIKREAMTCYKCKDPKNGSTYEQCSYSSEPQASTNIEKFERGPLRFRRSNEEFDSSEEESAPAVSLTATKDEKLKEPYRFSEEYFLPQASRKISTEQKSDLCERVVKDSMICMVCKDPKTNGKYEQCSYVAEPNEKAYAYTKSSSFGEPKKPEKSGNLKKRDHREPAPTHESLESSEYGDEKVSEERPRQLKDATGNSECKQVQRDSEICTVCKDPKTGGNSERCSYAYNPDDKVYKFTKSKSFGYPESDKSDKSSSYEDDESDKEVSESDPKESTSYSDDDPYDYSGYQKPKEASSYESQESPSSYGADESKDSKESKESQTYDYYPASADYIKSESEKILKDAESTNCKKIQKDSMICTVCKDPKTGGNSESCSYSYQPEDKKFAYTKSKSFGSPTENRGGNKESEESNPYGSSEYSDDAGYYGTEHKPVAYQSGKQETADSKTQAVISNQSTTQAPISKVDLEFLSTSKRKAEIEKFLKEFQAEDRTKCQKVMKDKMTCYRCRDETGVQKEECMFITAPANKTKNRVSYRESKKFKLDLKPKVAATSEILKRKRQATKVKENSSIPLEPAFSASEDSYTRTKETKNKNPEKDEDDDVDENDDQNGENYGENNDYRDQNDHKDTKYKDGHMEVKPHEYVAETKYKYDKVLGLTLPAYMLETSEFEKEFDEIYTGGRSSS is encoded by the exons aCGTGCTTCATACTAGCCGCAGGGTTTTCAATAGTAAATGGCGATTTTCGTTATGAGCACTTCAACACCTTCAGCTTCCATGGAAATGACAATCCATCCCGAAAACCATGGTTTCTTGACGACTACTCAGATTACACGCCCGAATCATCAAGAACAGTTTACCATTATGCATATCCTTACGATGATAATGTGAAACACGGTTCGATCCACATCCcaacttacaaaaaatattcaccctaTTCCGACTCTTATTACTCCAGCACGAAGAAGATCCCCAATGAAGACAAGGCTTTCAAAAAGGCGATTTCTCCCTTCTATACAATCACCGATAAAGACTCGATCAAGTACAAAAAACTGGTTCTGAAATCAGGACTGCCTTACTGCCGGGAAATAAAATCAAAGGGGCTTGATGATAAAGTCAAGCATGATCAACACTCTGACGATTCAAAAACGATAAAAAGGGAGGCTATGACTTGTTATAAATGCAAGGACCCCAAAAATGGGTCAACCTACGAACAATGTTCATACAGTTCGGAACCTCAAGCATCCACAAACATAGAAAAATTTGAGCGTGGTCCTTTGAGATTCAGAAGATCTAATGAGGAATTTGATAGTTCCGAAGAAGAAAGTGCTCCTGCTGTTTCTCTAACCGCAACTAAGGATGAAAAATTGAAGGAACCTTATAGGTTTAGCGAGGAATATTTCTTGCCACAAGCTTCTCGTAAAATATCAACTGAACAAAAATCTGATCTTTGTGAAAGAGTCGTGAAAGATTCGATGATCTGTATGGTGTGCAAAGATCCTAAGACGAATGGAAAGTACGAACAGTGTTCCTACGTTGCTGAACCGAACGAGAAAGCTTATGCTTACACAAAGTCTAGTTCTTTTGGAGAAccaaaaaaacctgaaaaatctGGGAATCTAAAGAAGAGGGATCATAGAGAACCAGCGCCAACTCATGAAAGTCTTGAGTCTAGTGAGTATGGAGATGAGAAAGTTTCGGAAGAAAGACCTAGACAGTTGAAGGATGCTACTGGAAATTCTGAGTGCAAACAG GTGCAGAGAGATTCAGAGATCTGTACAGTCTGCAAGGACCCAAAAACTGGTGGTAATTCGGAAAGATGCAGTTACGCCTACAACCCAGATGACAAGGTCTACAAATTCACCAAATCTAAATCCTTTGGATATCCAGAATCTGACAAGTCTGATAAAAGTTCCAGTTACGAGGATGATGAATCTGACAAAGAGGTTTCAGAGTCAGATCCGAAGGAGTCAACCAGTTACTCTGATGATGATCCCTATGATTACAGTGGTTACCAAAAACCCAAGGAAGCTTCCAGTTACGAAAGCCAAGAATCACCATCGTCTTACGGAGCTGATGAAAGCAAAGATAGCAAGGAAAGCAAAGAAAGCCAAACTTACGACTATTATCCAGCTTCTGCAGACTACATCAAATCAGaatctgaaaaaatcttgaaGGATGCTGAATCCACTAATTGTAAGAAGATCCAAAAAGACTCGATGATCTGCACAGTCTGTAAGGATCCAAAGACTGGTGGAAATTCGGAATCTTGTAGCTATTCATACCAACCCGAAGATAAGAAGTTTGCTTATACCAAGTCCAAATCCTTTGGAAGCCCTACGGAAAATCGAGGAGGAAATAAGGAAAGTGAGGAAAGCAATCCTTATGGATCTTCAGAGTATTCTGATGATGCTGGTTATTATGGTACTGAACATAAACCTGTTGCATATCAAAGTGGAAAGCAAGAAACAGCTGATTCAAAAACACAAGCGGTGATTTCTAATCAGAGTACTACTCAG GCACCAATATCGAAGGTGGACCTCGAGTTTCTGAGCACCTCCAAACGAAAAGCGGAAATCGAAAAATTCCTGAAGGAATTCCAGGCCGAAGATAGGACCAAGTGCCAAAAAGTGATGAAAGACAAGATGACTTGTTACCGATGCCGGGATGAAACTGGAGTTCAAAAAGAAGAATGCATGTTCATAACAGCCCcagcgaataaaacaaaaaatcggGTTTCTTATAGAGAGTCCAAGAAGTTTAAGCTCGATCTGAAACCTAAAGTCGCAGCAACCTCAGAAATTTTAAAGAGGAAAAGGCAAGCCACTAAAGTTAAGGAAAATTCTAGCATTCCCTTGGAACCAGCATTTTCAGCCAGTGAAGATTCCTACACGAGAACAAAAGAGACCAAGAACAAGAATCCTGAAAAAGATGAGGATGATGATGTTGATGAAAATGATGATCAGAACGGAGAAAATTATGGCGAAAACAATGATTATAGGGATCAAAATGATCATAAGGATACAAAATATAAAGATGGGCATATGGAAGTTAAGCCTCATGAATATGTTGCTGAAACTAAATACAAGTATGATAAAGTTCTTGGACTCACACTTCCTGCATATATGCTAGAAACttcagaatttgaaaaagaatttgatgaaatttacaCTGGTGGTAGATCatcaagttaa